Proteins encoded together in one Impatiens glandulifera chromosome 1, dImpGla2.1, whole genome shotgun sequence window:
- the LOC124921337 gene encoding probable serine/threonine-protein kinase PBL23, with amino-acid sequence MRKSKSMKKCFSCCTILEFEEEKKKTTTTTTTTSTARRSFRHSIHELKHAKRASFANISVKSDASKKRYIAEEISKIGKGNITSQIFSYNDLAIATQNFNPKNLLGEGGFGRVYKGMIKSLNMEVAVKQLDRNGFQGNREFLVEVLMLSLLHHQNLVNLVGYCTDGSQRLLVYEYMPHGSLEDHLLDLEPSKKPLDWNNRMRIALGAARGLEYLHELANPPVIYRDFKASNILLDEEFNPKLSDFGLAKLGPTGDKTHVSTRVMGTYGYCAPEYASTGQLTTKSDVYSYGVVFLEIITGRRVIDDTRPSEEQDLVAWAQPLFKDKRNFNEMADPLLEGKYPIKALYQALAIAAMCLQEDASIRPLISDVVTALEFLSSANRDEGDEVAGDDNLSSDE; translated from the exons ATGAGAAAAAGTAAAAGTATGAAGAAGTGCTTCTCGTGTTGCACCATTTTAGAGTTTGAAGAGGAGAAGAAAAAGACTacgacaacaacaacaacaacatcgaCCGCGAGAAGATCTTTCAGGCACAGCATCCATGAATTGAAACATGCTAAAAGAGCTTCATTTGCCAACATCTCCGTAAAGAGTg ATGCAAGCAAGAAAAGATACATTGCAGAAGAGATATCGAAAATTGGAAAAGGCAACATAACTTCCCAAATATTCTCGTACAATGACTTAGCCATCGCTACTCAAAACTTCAACCCCAAGAATTTGCTCGGAGAAGGAGGATTTGGACGCGTTTACAAAGGCATGATCAAAAGTTTGAATATGGAAGTTGCTGTGAAGCAACTAGACCGAAATGGCTTCCAAGGAAATCGAGAATTCCTTGTCGAGGTTTTAATGTTAAGCCTCTTGCACCATCAAAACCTAGTCAATTTAGTTGGCTATTGTACCGATGGCTCCCAAAGGTTATTGGTATACGAATACATGCCTCATGGTTCCCTCGAGGATCACCTTCTtg ATTTGGAACCAAGTAAAAAACCTCTAGATTGGAACAATAGGATGAGAATTGCTCTAGGTGCGGCTAGAGGACTAGAATATTTACACGAACTAGCCAATCCACCGGTTATCTATAGGGACTTCAAGGCGTCCAACATTCTCTTGGACGAGGAATTCAATCCAAAACTATCTGATTTTGGGCTGGCTAAGCTTGGCCCGACAGGCGACAAGACCCATGTGTCAACCAGGGTGATGGGTACTTACGGTTATTGTGCACCAGAATATGCATCCACTGGCCAGTTAACCACCAAATCGGATGTTTATAGTTATGGAGTCGTGTTCTTGGAGATAATCACTGGAAGGAGAGTCATCGATGATACGAGGCCCAGCGAAGAACAAGATCTTGTTGCTtgg gCACAACCTTTGTTTAAGGACAAAAGAAATTTCAATGAAATGGCAGATCCATTGTTAGAAGGAAAATATCCAATAAAGGCATTGTATCAAGCTCTTGCCATAGCAGCCATGTGTCTACAAGAAGATGCCAGCATTCGGCCCCTAATTAGCGACGTTGTGACTGCCCTTGAGTTCTTATCTTCTGCAAATAGAGACGAAGGAGATGAAGTGGCGGGAGACGACAATCTTTCTTCTGATGAATGA